From Oryza sativa Japonica Group chromosome 4, ASM3414082v1, one genomic window encodes:
- the LOC107276774 gene encoding wall-associated receptor kinase 2 isoform X2, translated as MAAVVVDVLLACLALLLPASSCAAGAPTVAAAQTSAGAGGGYGAGCAKSCGDLTFDYPFGIGAGCARGHDFQLVCNTTTQPPTLFLSDGFTQVINSIGAAGYVYVNFSLDIPMRSGVDLYNVSWTVPGDSFSVRDSARVTIGHGNFDVYLLDAYSSKRIILCSLTQPTNIDDTSDEGECQRNIPIVRGFQLQFVHRHEHGEGQRTSVDSVRIENDGVRLGWAIVDHSTCAEAKRDKSSYACASKHSRCDDNLSFTASRAGYLCKCTDGYQGNPYAPNGCRRDVGLPDARYDRFPSKNNCSPSCGNISVPYPFGLEKGCSANQHFLLRCTYYKDNKSTNPDLLWWATRYTDEPSTPTKLVRIDISEGLIILAGEHYEEFLAMDGTASARVSDGSAKDFVVKNLHFAITNQTCKEAQQNTTGYACVSVNSTCLAVNTGDGYIGYRCKCKHGFEGNPSIKDGCQDC; from the exons ATGGCTGCCGTCGTCGTTGATGTGCTACTGGCATGTCTAGCGCTGCTCCTACCAGCTTCGTCATGTGCAGCTGGGGCACCAACGGTGGCAGCTGCACAGACCAGCGCTGGCGCCGGAGGTGGCTATGGCGCTGGCTGTGCCAAGAGCTGCGGTGACCTGACCTTCGATTACCCTTTCGGCATCGGCGCCGGCTGCGCCCGGGGCCATGACTTCCAGCTCGTTTGCAACACCACCACGCAGCCCCCAACGCTCTTCCTCAGCGATGGCTTTACCCAAGTCATCAACAGCATCGGGGCCGCCGGCTATG TCTATGTGAACTTTTCACTTGACATCCCTATGAGATCTGGTGTCGATCTGTACAATGTGTCATGGACGGTACCTGGCGATTCTTTCTCCGTACGTGACAGTGCAAGGGTAACCATCGGACATGGCAACTTTGATGTATACTTGCTCGATGCCTACAGTTCGAAGAGGATAATCTTGTGTTCGCTTACCCAGCCTACCAATATTGATGACACCAGTGACGAGGGTGAGTGCCAACGGAATATTCCCATCGTCCGTGGTTTTCAACTCCAGTTTGTCCATCGGCATGAACACGGCGAAGGCCAGCGAACCAGTGTCGACAGCGTCAGAATCGAGAACGACGGCGTGCGACTTGGGTGGGCCATTGTGGATCATTCGACGTGCGCTGAAGCCAAGCGTGACAAGAGCAGCTATGCCTGTGCCAGCAAGCACAGCCGGTGCGATGATAACTTGAGCTTTACAGCTTCCCGTGCTGGTTACTTATGCAAGTGCACCGATGGGTATCAAGGGAACCCGTATGCACCCAATGGCTGCCGGCGTGATGTAG GATTGCCGGACGCAAGATATGATCGGTTTCCGAGTAAGAACAATTGTAGCCCGTCATGTGGAAATATCAGCGTTCCATATCCATTTGGCCTAGAAAAAGGCTGCTCTGCAAATCAGCATTTCCTGCTCAGATGCACCTACTACAAAgacaacaagagtacaaaccCTGACCTCTTGTGGTGGGCAACAAGATACACCGACGAGCCGTCAACACCGACCAAGCTTGTTCGCATAGATATCAGCGAAGGGCTCATTATCTTGGCCGGTGAGCACTACGAGGAGTTCCTTGCCATGGATGGTACGGCTAGTGCTAGAGTCTCCGATGGTTCAGCAAAGGACTTTGTGGTTAAGAATCTGCATTTTGCCATCACAAACCAAACCTGCAAAGAGGCGCAGCAGAATACCACCGGATATGCATGTGTCAGCGTTAACAGTACGTGTTTGGCCGTCAACACAGGTGATGGGTATATTGGTTATAGGTGCAAGTGCAAGCATGGCTTTGAAGGGAATCCGTCTATCAAAGATGGTTGCCAAG ACTGCTAA
- the LOC107276774 gene encoding uncharacterized protein isoform X1, with protein MAAVVVDVLLACLALLLPASSCAAGAPTVAAAQTSAGAGGGYGAGCAKSCGDLTFDYPFGIGAGCARGHDFQLVCNTTTQPPTLFLSDGFTQVINSIGAAGYVYVNFSLDIPMRSGVDLYNVSWTVPGDSFSVRDSARVTIGHGNFDVYLLDAYSSKRIILCSLTQPTNIDDTSDEGECQRNIPIVRGFQLQFVHRHEHGEGQRTSVDSVRIENDGVRLGWAIVDHSTCAEAKRDKSSYACASKHSRCDDNLSFTASRAGYLCKCTDGYQGNPYAPNGCRRDVGLPDARYDRFPSKNNCSPSCGNISVPYPFGLEKGCSANQHFLLRCTYYKDNKSTNPDLLWWATRYTDEPSTPTKLVRIDISEGLIILAGEHYEEFLAMDGTASARVSDGSAKDFVVKNLHFAITNQTCKEAQQNTTGYACVSVNSTCLAVNTGDGYIGYRCKCKHGFEGNPSIKDGCQGICPEICNNTVGNYTCIKCPAKSEYNDKTKRCTSVKKQKNLLFGIVIGLSAGFGILLPGLSAKMLFHKWKKGIQKRLRRKNFRKNEGLLLEQLISCDETTTDRMSIFTLEELEKQL; from the exons ATGGCTGCCGTCGTCGTTGATGTGCTACTGGCATGTCTAGCGCTGCTCCTACCAGCTTCGTCATGTGCAGCTGGGGCACCAACGGTGGCAGCTGCACAGACCAGCGCTGGCGCCGGAGGTGGCTATGGCGCTGGCTGTGCCAAGAGCTGCGGTGACCTGACCTTCGATTACCCTTTCGGCATCGGCGCCGGCTGCGCCCGGGGCCATGACTTCCAGCTCGTTTGCAACACCACCACGCAGCCCCCAACGCTCTTCCTCAGCGATGGCTTTACCCAAGTCATCAACAGCATCGGGGCCGCCGGCTATG TCTATGTGAACTTTTCACTTGACATCCCTATGAGATCTGGTGTCGATCTGTACAATGTGTCATGGACGGTACCTGGCGATTCTTTCTCCGTACGTGACAGTGCAAGGGTAACCATCGGACATGGCAACTTTGATGTATACTTGCTCGATGCCTACAGTTCGAAGAGGATAATCTTGTGTTCGCTTACCCAGCCTACCAATATTGATGACACCAGTGACGAGGGTGAGTGCCAACGGAATATTCCCATCGTCCGTGGTTTTCAACTCCAGTTTGTCCATCGGCATGAACACGGCGAAGGCCAGCGAACCAGTGTCGACAGCGTCAGAATCGAGAACGACGGCGTGCGACTTGGGTGGGCCATTGTGGATCATTCGACGTGCGCTGAAGCCAAGCGTGACAAGAGCAGCTATGCCTGTGCCAGCAAGCACAGCCGGTGCGATGATAACTTGAGCTTTACAGCTTCCCGTGCTGGTTACTTATGCAAGTGCACCGATGGGTATCAAGGGAACCCGTATGCACCCAATGGCTGCCGGCGTGATGTAG GATTGCCGGACGCAAGATATGATCGGTTTCCGAGTAAGAACAATTGTAGCCCGTCATGTGGAAATATCAGCGTTCCATATCCATTTGGCCTAGAAAAAGGCTGCTCTGCAAATCAGCATTTCCTGCTCAGATGCACCTACTACAAAgacaacaagagtacaaaccCTGACCTCTTGTGGTGGGCAACAAGATACACCGACGAGCCGTCAACACCGACCAAGCTTGTTCGCATAGATATCAGCGAAGGGCTCATTATCTTGGCCGGTGAGCACTACGAGGAGTTCCTTGCCATGGATGGTACGGCTAGTGCTAGAGTCTCCGATGGTTCAGCAAAGGACTTTGTGGTTAAGAATCTGCATTTTGCCATCACAAACCAAACCTGCAAAGAGGCGCAGCAGAATACCACCGGATATGCATGTGTCAGCGTTAACAGTACGTGTTTGGCCGTCAACACAGGTGATGGGTATATTGGTTATAGGTGCAAGTGCAAGCATGGCTTTGAAGGGAATCCGTCTATCAAAGATGGTTGCCAAG GCATCTGTCCAGAAATATGCAATAATACTGTCGGTAACTACACTTGCATCAAGTGCCCTGCTAAATCAGAGTACAATGACAAAACAAAGCGGTGCACTTCAGTGAAAAAGCAAAAAAATCTTCTTTTTG GTATCGTCATTGGACTTAGTGCTGGCTTTGGAATTCTACTGCCTGGCTTAAGCGCAAAAATGCTCTTCCATAAATGGAAGAAAGGTATCCAGAAGCGGCTACGTAGGAAGAATTTTCGTAAGAACGAAGGACTTCTCCTAGAACAACTAATATCGTGTGATGAAACCACTACTGATAGAATGAGTATCTTCACTTTAGAAGAGCTAGAAAAACAACTTTGA